The following coding sequences lie in one Sorghum bicolor cultivar BTx623 chromosome 6, Sorghum_bicolor_NCBIv3, whole genome shotgun sequence genomic window:
- the LOC8072031 gene encoding protein MEI2-like 4, translated as MPTEQRRHMPPAHFLPAEPESSSFPNELRLRPERQVGLLKQGCFPEHAGRLACPPLQKLKPIGATVVDQLDIMRPYKLMDQKVPFGLDDKLLDVKLPPSSWREDQDPANQHDSFPKALVSPLEGRRGSLNGTQYESGLFSSSLPDIFDKKIRLTSKNRVVGQLVEKVDLNHADDEPFELTKEIETQIIGNLLPDDDDLLSGVFGDIGYNTHVNNQDEIDDDIFCTGGGMELEADGNSKSSKFNGGTSYSQTRSIVQLNGERPSRILFVGNIDRNIEDSELKLMFEQYGDMQTLNASCKHHGFVMVSYYDVRSAENAMRALQSKSLRCRKLDIHYSIPKDYPLEKDINQDMVIVNLDPSITNDDLHQIFGVLGEIKEIHPISDNDHYRSIEFFDVRAAEAARYALNRSEIAGNKIKLEPGCLDGTKRLMQQMSRVLEHERFGGCKLGSPNSPSPCFGSINMASIRSTGTDSGTVQVLHSRVQTPTNQFQEGRSFLDLPSTTIRNRSSPVGIATAGSQSSHHVLDEHIHSLGKMNVQNKGRMDCGFQESIAFHPHSLPDFNDRLRNGIPYSCSIPPIGVKSNARAPEAMDGRHMYKGGCGNLSNQSSAHTEALGFSRTGSFPLHGHQLARSNSNNLHQQHSSPMLWPSTGPFTNNVSSRQLMQVHGISRAPLRMLENTIPMNHQHVGSAPAVNPSIWDRRHGYAGEMMEAPGFNPGSVGSMGFPGSTHLHQLETNGMFPHSGGTFMDPALSPAHMSAPSPQRRGHIFHRRSHVATIPSSFDSAGERMRSRRNDSNVNQSDNKRLFELDIERIVRGEDSRTTLMIKNIPNKYTSKMLLAAIDESHRGTYDFIYLPIDFKNKCNVGYAFINMINPDNIVPFYKTFHGKRWEKFNSEKVASLAYARIQGKSALVAHFQNSSLMNEDKRCRPILFHSDGPNAGDQEPFPVGSNVRSRPGRSRILSWEQNHQDIASDHTKGGTPPSRGGGTLGYIATDTDHMAVA; from the exons ATGCCAACCGAGCAGAGGCGCCACATGCCCCCGGCCCACTTTCTTCCGGCGGAGCCTGAATCGTCCTCCTTCCCCAACGAGCTTCGCTTGCGTCCTGAG AGGCAAGTTGGACTATTGAAGCAAGGTTGCTTTCCTGAGCATGCTG GCAGATTGGCTTGTCCTCCGCTGCAAAAGCTCAAGCCTATTGGTGCAACAGTAGTGGATCAGCTAGATATTATGCGGCCATACAAGCTAATGGACCAGAAAGTGCCATTTGGCCTTGATGACAAGTTGTTGGATGTTAAGCTGCCACCATCTTCCTGGAGAGAGGATCAGGATCCAGCAAACCAACATGATTCTTTTCCCAAGGCATTAGTTTCACCTCTGGAAGGTAGAAGGGGAAGTTTAAATGGGACCCAATATGAAAGCGGACTTTTCTCCAGCTCCCTTCCCGACATTTTTGACAAGAAAA TAAGATTAACGTCAAAGAACAGAGTTGTTGGTCAGCTGGTTGAAAAAGTTGATCTCAACCATGCCGATGATGAGCCTTTTGAGTTGACAAAGGAAATTGAGACCCAAATAATTGGCAACCTGCTCCCTGATGACGACGACTTATTGTCAGGTGTTTTTGGTGATATTGGGTATAATACCCATGTGAATAATCAGGATGAGATTGATGATGATATATTTTGTACTGGAGGTGGAATGGAATTGGAAGCAGATGGAAATAGCAAATCGTCAAAATTTAATGGCGGAACTAGTTATAGTCAGACTAGGTCAATTGTCCAACTGAATGGTGAGCGACCCTCGAGAATCCTTTTTGTCGGAAACATTGATAGAAACATTGAGGATTCTGAATTGAAACTCATGTTTGAG CAATATGGAGACATGCAGACACTTAATGCTTCTTGCAAACATCATGGTTTTGTGATGGTATCTTACTATGATGTAAGATCGGCGGAAAATGCTATGAGGGCCCTTCAAAGCAAGTCACTCAGATGTAGGAAACTTGACATACATTACTCCATTCCAAAG GACTATCCTTTGGAGAAAGATATCAACCAGGACATGGTAATAGTTAACCTTGACCCCTCAATAACTAATGATGATCTGCACCAGATATTTGGTGTCCTTGGTGAAATCAAGGAG ATTCACCCTATTTCAGACAATGATCATTACAGATCGATAGAATTTTTTGATGTCAGAGCAGCTGAAGCTGCGCGATATGCCTTAAACAGGAGTGAAATTGCAGGAAATAAAATCAAATTGGAGCCTGGCTGTCTGGATGGTACTAAACG TTTGATGCAGCAGATGTCTCGCGTGTTGGAGCATGAACGGTTTGGTGGATGCAAACTGGGAAGCCCAAACAGTCCTTCACCATGCTTTG GTTCCATCAATATGGCATCCATCAGATCCACTGGCACAGATAGTGGAACTGTTCAGGTTTTACATTCTAGAGTTCAGACACCGACAAACCAATTCCAAGAGGGAAGAAGTTTTCTGGATCTTCCCTCAACTACCATAAGAAATAGATCCTCTCCTGTTGGAATTGCAACTGCAGGATCACAAAGCAGCCACCATGTTCTTGATGAGCACATCCATTCACTTGGAAAGATGAATGTACAGAACAAGGGGCGAATGGATTGTGGCTTTCAAGAGAGTATTGCTTTCCATCCTCATTCTCTCCCTGACTTCAATGACAGACTAAGAAATGGTATCCCCTATAGCTGCTCAATACCTCCCATCGGTGTTAAGAGCAATGCTAGAGCTCCTGAAGCAATGGATGGCAGGCATATGTACAAAGGAGGCTGTGGGAATCTCAGCAATCAATCTTCTGCTCATACTGAAG CACTTGGATTTTCAAGAACTGGCAGCTTCCCTCTCCATGGTCACCAACTAGCACGGAGTAATTCTAATAACCTACATCAGCAGCATTCTTCTCCCATGCTATGGCCTAGCACGGGCCCATTTACCAATAATGTATCATCTCGCCAGTTGATGCAAGTGCATGGAATTTCAAGAGCACCATTGCGCATGCTTGAAAATACCATCCCTATGaatcatcaacatgtgggatCTGCCCCAGCTGTCAATCCATCAATTTGGGATAGACGACATGGATATGCTGGAGAGATGATGGAAGCACCAGGATTCAACCCTGGGAGTGTTGGAAGTATGGGTTTCCCTGGTAGCACACATCTGCATCAGTTGGAAACCAATGGTATGTTTCCTCACAGTGGAGGGACTTTCATGGACCCAGCTTTGTCTCCTGCACACATGAGTGCTCCCTCTCCTCAGCGGAGGGGGCATATTTTCCATCGAAGGAGCCATGTGGCAACTATTCCATCCTCATTCGATTCTGCTGGTGAACGGATGCGGAGCCGAAGAAACGACTCGAATGTAAATCAATCTGACAATAAAAGGCTGTTTGAGCTTGACATTGAGCGTATAGTCCGGGGCGAGGACTCCCGGACTACACTGATGATAAAGAATATCCCAAACAA GTACACATCAAAGATGCTCCTGGCAGCTATTGATGAAAGTCACCGGGGAACTTATGATTTTATCTACCTGCCAATTGACTTTAAG AATAAGTGCAATGTTGGTTATGCATTCATCAACATGATCAATCCTGACAATATTGTTCCATTTTATAAG ACATTTCATGGGAAACGATGGGAGAAGTTCAACAGTGAGAAAGTGGCCTCACTTGCTTATGCTAGAATCCAAGGAAAATCAGCTCTTGTTGCTCATTTCCAGAACTCAAGTTTGATGAATGAGGATAAACGCTGCCGCCCTATACTCTTCCACTCTGATGGTCCAAATGCAGGAGATCAA GAACCATTCCCTGTGGGATCGAATGTCCGTTCCAGGCCTGGAAGGTCCAGGATTTTGAGCTGGGAACAAAACCACCAGGACATTGCATCGGATCATACCAAAGGTGGAACTCCTCCGAGCAGGGGTGGTGGCACTCTAGGTTACATCGCCACAGACACTGATCATATGGCTGTCGCTTGA